A window from Schistosoma haematobium chromosome 1, whole genome shotgun sequence encodes these proteins:
- a CDS encoding hypothetical protein (EggNog:ENOG410V5RQ~COG:K), whose amino-acid sequence MSHCPVEYSNPNSQNTISYITSDSVISVSFADCQSSSPSYHSLSSSTTLPGVGSFLDKSNHLSHYSPNKYYDTEPTVIPGHSYVENTGVFDNNLPYPIKSEAIHEIVSGTFITPDAHNQSCFTSSQPLKSLNPSLPVQSSESLLTGFTHPLSMDHTVLEDGGLDLDRVFVAIINDRNSEHDIFNDTDVNCDSERCSIDKSNSCNKQLLNNSIQSSVNQSMLTDDSEDKSLLQYYPVVDTEKTTQHQTHPKTSPISEVDQTRKSSGSSEVSTRMCVVCGDKASGFHYGVSTCEGCKGFFRRAIQRDQSYTCAKNGTCEINKTLRNKCQQCRLLKCIAVGMSRDAVRKRRHGKKREQSSCESVTLPSSDSSNKYETSAYSSGSADVVLTPSEAHLNETTLKPHEMPITSTNFQPSSSSIPSSTNISLTLCNNNNSDNSNGLTKEDQQTLDKFDRFLNYCKDQAIKYQANSWNISKSDYYHLSGSLSRHLSPIKHTPYELGESLKLLTVDEIFCPAQLKFTHEFACHLEQFIRLSQHDQSILLRDCLPELAILMLCRENRNKTHMNFSSTSVNYQLNCLFSPWFPNAVVTDSSLDCLHMTCDSITSQSIFQFASRLQRLHLTNMEFGPLIGVILFTPERSDLLDIDFVNRTQNLWAELLRRYCESNGSQTRCAHLIMILSTLRELASKITHNLNAWYKLSNTPMSNCLKEFLYSSSFNSMDDCF is encoded by the exons ATGAGCCATTGTCCTGTAGAATATTCAAATCCTAATTCCCAGAATACCATATCTTATATTACCTCAGATTCTGTTATTAGTGTCTCGTTCGCAGATTGTCAGTCGTCTAGTCCTTCATACCACTCTCTGTCATCAAGTACGACTCTTCCTGGTGTTGGCTCTTTCTTGGATAAATCAAATCACCTTTCACACTATTCTCCTAATAAATATTATGATACAGAACCTACTGTAATTCCGGGACACTCTTACGTTGAGAACACTGGCGTTTTCGATAACAATCTTCCTTATCCAATAAAATCGGAGGCCATTCACGAAATAGTATCTGGGACGTTTATTACTCCAGATGCACACAACCAATCATGTTTTACATCTTCACAACCTCTAAAATCATTAAACCCAAGTCTTCCTGTCCAATCAAGTGAATCTTTGTTAACTGGTTTCACTCATCCACTTTCTATGGACCATACTGTTTTAGAAGACGGTGGGTTAGATTTGGATCGAGTGTTTGTCGCTATTATTAATGATCGAAATTCTGAACATGATATCTTTAATGATACTGATGTTAATTGTGACAGTGAACGCTGTTCAATTGATAAATCAAATTCCTGTAACAAACAGTTACTTAATAATAGTATTCAGTCGTCTGTTAACCAAAGTATGCTAACAGATGATTCAGAGGACAAAAGTTTATTACAGTACTATCCTGTAGTAGATACTGAGAAGACAACTCAACATCAAACCCATCCAA AAACATCCCCCATTTCAGAAGTTGACCAAACACGCAAGTCATCTGGATCATCCGAAGTTTCAACCCGAATGTGCGTAGTTTGTGGTGACAAAGCTTCAGGGTTCCATTATGGTGTGTCTACATGCGAGGGTTGTAAG GGTTTCTTTCGACGTGCTATACAGCGTGACCAATCATATACTTGTGCTAAAAATGGTACATGTGAGATAAATAAAACGCTTCGTAATAAATGTCAACAATGTCGACTCCTCAAGTGCATTGCTGTGGGAATGTCGAGAGATG CTGTTCGTAAAAGGCGTCATGGTAAAAAACGGGAACAGTCTTCTTGTGAATCAGTTACCTTGCCTAGTTCAGATTCCTCAAACAAATATGAAACATCAGCATATTCGTCAGGTTCTGCAGACGTAGTTTTAACTCCATCTGAAGCACATTTAAATGAAACTACACTTAAGCCCCACGAAATGCCAATAACATCAACTAATTTTCAACCATCATCTTCATCAATACCATCTTCTACTAATATTTCTTTAAccttatgtaataataataatagcgatAATAGTAACGGTTTGACTAAGGAAGATCAACAAACTCTAGACAAATTTGATCGTTTTTTAAACTATTGTAAAGATCAAGCTATCAAATATCAGGCGAATAGTTGGAATATTTCTAAATCTGATTATTATCACTTATCAGGATCTTTATCAAGACATCTATCTCCCATAAAG catACTCCCTATGAATTGGGTGAATCATTAAAGCTTCTTACAGTGGATGAAATATTTTGTCCTGCTCAACTTAAATTTACACATGAATTCGCCTGTCATTTAGAGCAGTTCATACGACTTTCTCAGCATGATCAATCTATCCTATTAAGAGATTGTTTGCCTGAACTTGCT ATATTAATGTTATGTCGCGAAAATCGGAACAAGACTCATATGAACTTTTCATCTACATCAGTAAATTATCaattgaattgtttatttagTCCATGGTTTCCGAATGCAGTAGTTACAGATTCCTCTCTGGATTGTCTACATATGACTTGTGATAGTATAACTTCTCAAAGTATTTTTCAATTTGCTTCAAGACTTCAGCGATTACATTTGACAAATATGGAATTTGGACCACTTATTGGTGTGATACTTTTTACTCCAG aacGTTCTGATCTATTAGATATTGACTTTGTCAATCGTACACAAAATTTATGGGCTGAATTATTACGTCGTTATTGTGAAAGTAATGGATCACAAACACGTTGTGCtcatttaattatgattttatctACACTACGTGAACTTGCCTCTAAAATAACGCATAATTTAAATGCATGGTATAAATTATCCAATACTCCAATGTCAAATTGTCTTAAAGAATTTCTTTATTCTTCCAGTTTTAATTCAATGGAtgattgtttttaa
- the SP4 gene encoding Sp4 transcription factor (EggNog:ENOG410VC22~COG:K) yields the protein MNLSERGYHHYSSSNSEEALNLQISNSSLSINKIQTKRNKFSISELIQCSKHRTSELNCFKNQLTVSRINQDNNNHKTSSMDFHHATELSNIVNSSNQFIKYSNVNIIEKTENFWSSPEMEVLKHRLQEHLNRIKNTTMNISLLNYHSKTELIKFPLIDKSITTASNDKKQSVNKKSIGNSNQSNVKYPYNYLDLQSCIKSELSAFHPVPSRRIPSEYIDANPMNITNINTKHLNTEMYMDKFTDLSNSFQQSKLNLFYTNSSKSPVSQSDVIYSKHNITNKITPNSFLQSLDTHDSHYSGQLCEQLKTTVFNSTTEHLDKMKSNIISSNISQITVPGIGENKKCQLKPSIILSSFETTITTTNSNTTTITTTSSTLDQGKTQRRSNFNKKCQKCPCVNCQLARNMKSIDSVNNNNKNTFNSFNVETLNLDNRKSIHKAVHLCNLCGKTYSKTSHLKAHLRWHNDERPFRCIYELCSKAFTRSDELQRHIRTHTGEKRFTCIICNKRFMRSDHLSKHRKTHEVFIKK from the coding sequence ATGAATTTATCTGAACGTGgttatcatcattatagttCATCTAATTCTGAAGAAGCATTAAATCTTCAAATTTCAAATTCTTCTCTTTCTATtaataaaattcaaacaaaacGAAATAAATTCAGTATAAGTGAATTGATTCAATGTTCAAAGCATCGAACATCTGAGTTGAACTGTTTTAAAAATCAACTCACTGTAAGCAGAATAAAtcaagataataataatcataagacAAGTTCAATGGATTTCCATCATGCTACTGAATTATCAAATATTGTAAATTCATCAAatcaatttataaaatattccaATGTAAATATAATTGAAAAAACAGAAAATTTCTGGAGTAGTCCAGAAATGGAAGTTTTAAAACATCGTCTTCAGGAACATTTAAATCGAattaaaaatacaacaatgaaTATATCATTATTGAATTATCATTCAAAAACTGAATTAATCAAGTTTCCATTAATTGATAAATCAATAACAACAGCATCTAATGATAAAAAACAATCAGTAAATAAAAAGTCTATAGGTAATTCAAATCAGTCAAATGTCAAATATCCATATAACTATTTGGATTTACAAAGCTGCATAAAATCAGAATTAAGTGCATTTCATCCAGTTCCTAGTAGACGAATCCCTTCTGAATATATTGATGCTAATCCTATGAACATTACTAATATAAATACAAAACATTTAAATACAGAAATGTACATGGATAAATTTACTGATCTCTCTAACTCATTTCAACAATCAAAACTAAATCTATTTTATACAAATTCAAGTAAATCACCCGTTTCACAATCAGATGTAATCTATTCTAAACACaatattactaataaaataACTCCAAATTCCTTTTTACAATCTTTAGATACACATGATTCACATTATTCTGGACAACTATGTGAACAGTTAAAAACAACTGTATTTAATTCTACTACTGAACACTTGGacaaaatgaaatcaaacaTCATTTCATCAAATATTTCTCAAATTACTGTTCCTGGTATTGGTGAAAACAAAAAGTGTCAATTAAAACCATCAATTATATTGTCATCATTTGAAACAACAataactactactaatagtaatacAACTACGATTACTACCACATCCTCTACCTTAGATCAAGGGAAAACACAGAGAAGATCAAATTTCAATAAGAAATGTCAAAAATGTCCATGTGTTAATTGTCAATTAGCGCGCAATATGAAATCCATCGATAGcgttaacaataacaataagaatACCTTCAATAGTTTCAATGTTGAAACATTGAATTTAGATAATAGAAAATCAATACATAAAGCAGTGCATTTATGTAATTTATGCGGTAAAACATATAGTAAAACAAGTCATTTAAAAGCTCATTTAAGATGGCATAATGATGAAAGACCATTTCGATGTATATATGAATTATGCAGTAAAGCATTTACTAGATCTGATGAATTACAACGTCATATACGTACACATACTGGTGAAAAACGTTTTACATGTATCATATGCAATAAACGTTTTATGCGTAGTGATCATTTAAGTAAACATCGTAAAACACATGAAGTATTTATTAAGAAGTAA